A single Microbacterium protaetiae DNA region contains:
- a CDS encoding hotdog fold thioesterase: protein MSVDPPAVPAATWDDRSVDPLVWAKSRGLGALAEKMGFQWREFTAEKCVATMPVEGNTQPVGLFHGGAYVVLGESLGSMHANWHAGPGRLAVGVDINATHTRSATSGLITGVCTPIHLGRTVMVHEIVLSDDQGRRCSTVRITNMVKDLPRR, encoded by the coding sequence ATGTCCGTCGACCCGCCCGCCGTGCCCGCAGCGACGTGGGATGACCGCTCGGTCGACCCGCTGGTGTGGGCGAAGTCGCGCGGGTTGGGTGCTCTGGCCGAGAAGATGGGTTTTCAGTGGCGGGAGTTCACGGCAGAGAAATGCGTGGCCACCATGCCGGTGGAGGGGAACACGCAACCTGTGGGGCTGTTCCACGGCGGCGCGTACGTCGTGCTGGGTGAGTCGCTCGGCTCGATGCATGCGAACTGGCATGCCGGTCCAGGCCGTCTCGCCGTCGGAGTCGACATCAACGCGACCCACACACGGTCGGCGACGTCTGGACTCATCACCGGCGTGTGCACGCCCATTCACCTGGGTCGCACTGTCATGGTGCACGAGATAGTGCTCAGCGATGATCAGGGGCGGCGGTGCTCCACCGTGCGCATCACCAACATGGTCAAGGACCTGCCGCGGCGCTGA
- the polA gene encoding DNA polymerase I, whose amino-acid sequence MTDSAKPTLLIVDGHSLAYRAFYALPIENFSTKDGQHTNGIYGFLSMLINLIKAEKPTHMAVAFDTSRVSFRTREYAEYKATRSETPAEFRGQIPLLQECLAAMSIPVLTAEDVEADDILATLATQGAAEGYNVLVCSGDRDSIQLVTDDVTLLYPSVQGVSQLKRYDPTTVRERYGVPPEQYPDVAALVGETSDNLPGVPKVGEKTAVKWLNQFGSLDAVLDGADQIKGVVGGNLREHLDDVRRNRRLNRLVRDVPLPLTPAELVVKPIDTQAVRDIFSRLEFRTLTSRLYEATGTVEDEADLPVAATAPEPAQLSAGDVAAWLSAAEGDIGVTVTTEGGLPHRVGLATADAAAETSWSPEVAASLTPWLASDAPKVLSDAKPQLKALRRAGADLGGITFDVMIAGWLARPSFPDKTLGNLVERYLDEKLPEADPSQLVPEHEGATPGQLSWYTLRVAAAQRASLPPRVTDVLTDIEMPTLVALADMELAGVAVSHDKLSSFSSELGARADGIAQGAYAAIGREVNLGSPKQLQEVLFDELGLPKTRKTKTGYSTDAGALVALQETSPHPFLDLLLQHREATKLRQIIESLDVAIGADHRVHTTYLQTGSQTGRLSSTDPNLQNIPIRTDESHRIRAAFEVGEGYETLLTADYSQIEMRIMAHLSEDPGLIEAFRSGEDLHRYVGARVFGVEPAEVTPFMRTKVKAMSYGLVYGLSAFGLSKQLRIEQSEAKQLMTEYFARFGAVRDYLRASVEKARIDGYTETIFGRRRPFPDLSSPNRVLRENAERAALNAPIQGSAADIMKIALLRIHRRLRDEHLSSRVLLQIHDELVVEVAPGEWDAAERIVREGMGDAAELTVPLDVQIGRGPNWDEAGH is encoded by the coding sequence GTGACGGACTCCGCAAAGCCTACCCTCCTGATCGTCGACGGCCATTCGCTCGCATATCGCGCGTTCTACGCTCTGCCCATCGAGAACTTCTCGACGAAAGACGGGCAGCACACCAACGGCATCTACGGGTTCCTGTCCATGCTAATCAACCTGATCAAGGCAGAAAAGCCGACGCACATGGCTGTGGCGTTCGACACCTCGCGGGTATCGTTTCGCACTCGGGAATATGCCGAGTACAAGGCCACCCGCTCCGAGACTCCGGCCGAGTTCCGCGGTCAAATCCCGCTGCTGCAGGAGTGTCTGGCAGCAATGAGCATCCCGGTTCTGACCGCCGAAGACGTCGAGGCCGACGACATCCTGGCCACCCTGGCCACGCAGGGCGCTGCCGAGGGCTACAACGTGCTCGTCTGCTCGGGAGATCGCGACAGCATCCAGCTGGTGACCGACGACGTGACGCTGCTCTACCCGAGCGTGCAGGGCGTCTCCCAGCTCAAGCGCTACGACCCGACCACCGTCCGCGAACGCTACGGCGTGCCGCCCGAGCAGTACCCCGACGTCGCCGCCCTGGTCGGCGAGACCAGCGACAACCTGCCCGGAGTGCCCAAGGTGGGCGAGAAGACGGCGGTCAAGTGGCTGAACCAGTTCGGCTCTCTCGATGCGGTTCTCGACGGCGCCGATCAGATCAAGGGGGTTGTCGGCGGAAACCTCCGCGAGCACCTCGACGACGTGCGCCGCAACCGGCGGTTGAACCGGCTCGTGCGCGATGTGCCCCTTCCGCTGACCCCCGCCGAGCTCGTGGTCAAGCCCATCGACACGCAGGCTGTGCGTGACATCTTCTCTCGTCTCGAGTTCCGCACCCTCACCAGCCGGCTGTATGAGGCCACCGGCACCGTCGAAGATGAGGCCGATCTGCCCGTCGCCGCGACAGCTCCCGAGCCCGCTCAGCTTTCGGCCGGCGACGTTGCAGCCTGGCTCAGTGCGGCCGAGGGTGACATCGGCGTCACGGTGACCACCGAGGGAGGTCTTCCGCATCGAGTGGGGTTGGCGACGGCGGATGCCGCAGCCGAGACCTCGTGGTCACCCGAGGTTGCGGCATCCCTCACCCCATGGCTTGCCTCCGACGCCCCGAAGGTGCTCAGCGACGCCAAACCTCAGCTGAAGGCCCTGCGCCGGGCCGGCGCCGATCTGGGCGGAATCACTTTCGACGTGATGATCGCCGGCTGGCTGGCGCGACCGAGCTTTCCCGACAAGACGCTCGGGAATCTCGTTGAACGCTACCTCGATGAGAAGCTGCCCGAGGCCGACCCGAGTCAGCTGGTCCCCGAGCATGAGGGCGCCACGCCGGGGCAGTTGTCTTGGTACACGCTGCGCGTCGCCGCCGCTCAGCGCGCGTCGCTGCCCCCACGGGTCACCGATGTGCTCACCGACATCGAGATGCCGACACTGGTCGCCCTGGCCGACATGGAGCTCGCCGGTGTGGCCGTCTCGCACGACAAGCTCAGTTCGTTCTCGAGCGAACTCGGCGCGCGCGCCGACGGCATCGCGCAAGGAGCATATGCGGCCATCGGCCGAGAGGTGAACCTCGGTTCGCCAAAGCAGCTGCAAGAGGTGCTCTTCGACGAGTTGGGGCTGCCGAAAACACGCAAGACCAAGACCGGATACTCCACGGATGCCGGCGCCTTGGTGGCCCTGCAAGAGACCAGCCCGCATCCGTTCCTCGACCTGCTGTTGCAGCACCGCGAGGCCACGAAACTGCGCCAGATCATCGAATCGCTCGACGTCGCGATCGGGGCCGATCATCGTGTCCACACCACCTATCTGCAGACCGGCAGCCAGACCGGACGTCTTTCGAGCACCGACCCGAACCTGCAGAACATCCCGATCCGCACCGATGAGAGCCATCGCATCCGGGCAGCGTTCGAGGTCGGCGAGGGCTACGAGACGCTGCTGACCGCCGACTATTCGCAGATCGAGATGCGCATCATGGCCCACCTGTCCGAAGATCCGGGGCTGATCGAGGCGTTCCGCAGTGGTGAAGACCTGCATCGATACGTCGGCGCGCGCGTCTTCGGTGTCGAGCCGGCCGAGGTCACCCCCTTCATGCGCACGAAGGTCAAGGCGATGTCCTACGGCTTGGTGTATGGGCTGAGCGCATTCGGGCTGTCCAAGCAGCTGCGCATCGAGCAGTCCGAGGCCAAGCAGCTGATGACCGAGTACTTCGCCCGCTTCGGAGCTGTGCGAGATTATCTGCGCGCATCGGTCGAGAAGGCGCGGATCGACGGGTATACCGAGACTATTTTCGGTCGCAGGCGGCCCTTTCCCGATCTGTCCAGCCCCAACCGGGTGCTGCGTGAGAACGCCGAGCGCGCGGCGCTGAACGCCCCCATCCAGGGGAGCGCCGCCGACATCATGAAAATCGCCCTGCTGCGCATCCATCGCCGGCTGCGCGACGAGCATCTCTCATCGCGCGTGCTGCTGCAGATCCACGACGAACTCGTCGTCGAAGTCGCGCCGGGGGAGTGGGATGCCGCTGAGCGCATCGTGCGCGAGGGAATGGGGGATGCCGCGGAATTGACGGTTCCGCTCGATGTGCAGATCGGGCGCGGGCCGAACTGGGACGAAGCAGGGCACTGA
- a CDS encoding glutamate synthase subunit beta has product MADPKGFLKVTERELPPRRPVPVRIMDWKEVYEPTDLTMVQRQASRCMDCGVPFCHRGCPLGNLIPEWNDLTRRDDMHEASERLHATNNFPELTGRLCPAPCESACVLGINQPPVTIKRIEQTIADEAFARGWVEPEPPARLTGKTVAVVGSGPAGLAAAQQLTRAGHTVAVFERDDRIGGLLRYGIPDFKLEKAVVDARLAQLEAEGTKFRPGVEIGRDITWDQLRARYDAVVIATGATVPRDLPIPGRDATGIHYAMDYLVQANHVAAGDVVGDQISADGKHVVVIGGGDTGSDCIGTAHRQGALSVTNLAIGRQPSADRPEHQPWPMFPTVFEVQSSHEEGGDRSYLASTVEFLSDENGAVTALRVAETEYVDGGRVPKAGTEREIPADLVLIAMGFRGPEREAIDAQLDLPFTRLGSLKRTPRFETDLPGVFVAGDAGRGQSLIVWAIAEGRAAAAAADRYLVGETALPTPVAANDVAIGVQPA; this is encoded by the coding sequence ATGGCTGACCCGAAGGGCTTCCTCAAGGTGACCGAGCGGGAACTTCCGCCGCGTCGCCCGGTCCCGGTGCGCATCATGGACTGGAAAGAGGTCTACGAACCCACCGACCTGACCATGGTGCAACGGCAGGCGAGTCGTTGCATGGACTGCGGTGTGCCGTTCTGCCATCGGGGCTGCCCGCTGGGCAACCTGATTCCGGAGTGGAACGACCTCACCCGCCGTGATGACATGCACGAGGCGAGCGAGCGTCTGCACGCGACCAACAACTTCCCCGAGCTGACCGGACGGCTGTGCCCCGCGCCGTGCGAGAGCGCATGTGTGCTGGGAATCAACCAGCCGCCCGTGACCATCAAGCGCATCGAGCAGACGATCGCCGACGAGGCGTTCGCGCGGGGCTGGGTCGAGCCCGAGCCTCCCGCGCGCCTCACCGGCAAGACCGTCGCCGTGGTCGGCTCCGGACCGGCGGGGCTCGCCGCCGCTCAGCAGCTCACCCGCGCCGGACACACCGTGGCCGTCTTCGAGCGAGACGACCGCATCGGCGGGCTGCTGCGGTACGGCATCCCCGACTTCAAGCTCGAGAAGGCGGTCGTCGATGCGCGCCTTGCCCAGCTCGAGGCGGAGGGGACGAAGTTCCGTCCGGGCGTGGAGATCGGCCGCGACATCACGTGGGACCAGCTGCGGGCCCGCTACGACGCCGTGGTGATCGCGACCGGTGCGACTGTGCCGCGCGATCTTCCGATCCCCGGTCGCGATGCCACCGGCATCCACTACGCCATGGATTATCTGGTGCAGGCCAACCATGTCGCCGCCGGCGATGTGGTCGGTGACCAGATCAGCGCCGACGGCAAGCACGTCGTCGTGATCGGCGGCGGCGACACCGGTTCGGACTGCATCGGCACCGCGCACCGGCAGGGCGCGCTGAGCGTGACCAACCTCGCGATCGGCCGACAGCCGTCGGCGGATCGTCCCGAGCACCAGCCCTGGCCGATGTTCCCGACCGTGTTCGAAGTGCAGTCCTCACATGAAGAGGGTGGGGATCGCTCATACCTCGCCTCGACAGTCGAGTTCCTCTCTGACGAGAACGGGGCCGTCACCGCGCTGCGCGTCGCCGAGACCGAGTACGTGGACGGCGGGCGCGTGCCCAAGGCCGGCACCGAGCGCGAGATCCCCGCCGATCTCGTGCTCATCGCCATGGGCTTTCGCGGCCCGGAGCGCGAGGCCATCGACGCGCAGCTCGACCTCCCCTTCACCAGGCTCGGCAGCCTCAAGCGCACCCCGCGGTTCGAGACCGACCTTCCCGGTGTCTTCGTGGCCGGGGATGCCGGCCGTGGCCAGTCGCTGATCGTCTGGGCGATCGCCGAAGGCCGGGCGGCTGCCGCAGCCGCCGACCGATACCTCGTGGGCGAGACCGCGCTGCCGACCCCGGTCGCCGCGAACGATGTCGCGATCGGCGTACAGCCCGCGTAG
- a CDS encoding low temperature requirement protein A, which translates to MSAQKHPPAGRRVHWLELLFDLAMVAYIGQIAHTMHGDPTLVDGVVFAVLLAAAWWAWINASVTMNLFGARVTPVIWISVIIALMAIGFMAAAVPEALTARNAAFALGNAVIRVVWMLPWLMKRRSIGVVWWRPWLYCLVPAALWTASIWAGGAWRYLLWALALVIEITLLTRLGSGASWLRRTLDVDHLVERVSLLVVIVFGESVLSIITELDEHWAPATWLAALLGFVAVAILAWVFFSFATGAVELGLHRLQGRGSVEGLRDTVMYLPFLLIAGVVLFASGVGTAVADAAGRLPFAAAVCLAGGVSLYFLSSTAESLRYGAPWRDVVMWGPAGIVVPWLLVPAAAAWNATGVLAAAVGVVAVLGALNAVNARRVSRAGAAVA; encoded by the coding sequence GTGAGCGCACAGAAGCATCCGCCGGCGGGGCGCCGCGTGCATTGGCTTGAGCTGCTTTTCGACTTGGCGATGGTCGCCTACATCGGCCAGATCGCGCACACCATGCACGGCGACCCCACCCTGGTCGACGGCGTCGTGTTCGCGGTGCTACTGGCCGCTGCATGGTGGGCGTGGATCAACGCGAGCGTGACGATGAACCTCTTCGGCGCGCGGGTCACCCCCGTCATCTGGATATCGGTGATCATCGCCCTGATGGCGATCGGCTTCATGGCCGCCGCCGTTCCCGAAGCCCTCACCGCGCGCAACGCCGCGTTCGCGCTCGGCAACGCTGTGATCCGCGTGGTGTGGATGCTGCCCTGGCTGATGAAGCGGCGATCGATCGGCGTGGTCTGGTGGCGCCCATGGCTGTACTGTCTGGTGCCGGCCGCGCTGTGGACGGCGTCGATCTGGGCTGGCGGCGCCTGGCGCTACTTGCTGTGGGCGCTCGCCCTGGTGATCGAGATCACCCTGCTGACACGGTTGGGCAGTGGCGCTTCCTGGCTGCGGCGCACCCTCGATGTCGACCATCTCGTCGAGCGGGTCAGCCTGCTCGTGGTCATCGTGTTCGGCGAATCGGTGCTCTCGATCATCACCGAGCTTGACGAGCACTGGGCACCGGCGACCTGGCTCGCAGCGCTGCTCGGATTCGTTGCCGTCGCCATCTTGGCATGGGTGTTCTTCAGCTTTGCCACAGGCGCGGTTGAACTCGGATTGCATCGGCTGCAAGGACGGGGAAGCGTCGAGGGTCTGCGTGACACGGTGATGTATCTGCCGTTCCTGCTGATCGCAGGTGTGGTGCTGTTCGCTTCCGGAGTCGGCACGGCTGTCGCGGATGCCGCGGGCAGACTGCCGTTCGCAGCGGCGGTGTGCCTCGCTGGCGGTGTCAGCCTGTATTTCCTCTCCAGCACCGCCGAGTCGCTGCGCTACGGCGCGCCCTGGCGTGACGTCGTGATGTGGGGGCCTGCCGGCATCGTCGTGCCATGGCTGCTGGTACCCGCCGCCGCGGCGTGGAATGCCACAGGAGTGCTCGCCGCGGCAGTAGGGGTGGTCGCCGTGCTGGGAGCGCTGAACGCGGTCAACGCCCGTCGTGTCTCCCGCGCAGGCGCGGCTGTCGCGTGA
- a CDS encoding ANTAR domain-containing response regulator has translation MTEQEQNSGSASAPRRVVVAEDESLIRLDIVEILRDNGFDVVGEAGDGETAVQLATELRPDLVIMDVKMPQLDGISAAEKLSKGNIAPVVLLTAFSQKELVERASEAGALAYVVKPFTPNDLLPAIEIALARHEQIITLEAEVADMVERFETRKLVDRAKGLLNEKMGLSEPEAFRWIQKASMDRRLTMQDVAKAIIEQLAPKKK, from the coding sequence GTGACTGAGCAGGAACAGAACTCCGGGTCCGCATCCGCACCGCGTCGCGTCGTGGTGGCAGAGGATGAATCGCTGATCCGTCTGGACATCGTTGAAATCCTGCGTGACAACGGCTTCGACGTCGTCGGTGAGGCCGGCGACGGCGAGACGGCGGTGCAGCTGGCAACCGAGCTGCGCCCCGATCTGGTGATCATGGACGTGAAGATGCCGCAGCTTGACGGCATCTCGGCCGCCGAGAAGCTGAGCAAGGGCAACATCGCCCCGGTTGTGCTGCTGACGGCGTTCAGCCAAAAGGAGCTCGTCGAGCGCGCGAGTGAGGCCGGTGCGTTGGCGTATGTCGTCAAGCCGTTCACTCCGAACGACCTGCTGCCCGCGATCGAGATCGCCCTGGCCCGTCACGAGCAGATCATCACGCTCGAGGCCGAGGTCGCCGACATGGTCGAGCGCTTCGAGACCCGCAAGCTCGTCGATCGCGCAAAGGGTCTGCTCAACGAGAAGATGGGCCTTTCCGAGCCCGAGGCGTTCCGTTGGATTCAGAAGGCGTCGATGGATCGCCGACTGACGATGCAGGATGTCGCCAAGGCGATCATCGAGCAGCTGGCGCCGAAGAAGAAGTAG
- a CDS encoding DUF885 domain-containing protein, with protein MTESERTPTPVDKIAEAWVDDVAELFPTIATYIGRDEYNDRYGDLSPAGADAAAARARARLDELRAATPVDAIDEVTKLDLAGQLELELETYEAGAHLRDLNVIASPAQDVRSAFDLMPTATSDDWEVIAKRLAALPGALDGYIQTLRAGIASGVVPARRQVTEVITQIARYSADDGFFATFVGESSPAEGQLPASLAGHLSDAADGARTAYDKLAEFLRSELAPVASEHDGVGRELYSLFSRQFLGATIDLDETYEWGLEELDRMIAEQQAVANEIKPGASVEEAIAFLEADPARRLHGTAALQEWMQSTADRAIADLGATHFDIPEPVRRIECMIAPTQEGGIYYTGPTDDFSRPGRMWWSVPEGVEDFDTWRELTTVYHEGVPGHHLQIAQAVYNRGELNAWRRLLAGTSGHAEGWALYAERLMEQLGYLDDPADRLGMLDGQRMRAARVVLDIGVHLGKPRPAGWAHLGDGGEKWDADFALEFMRHNVNMSDAFVQFEVNRYLGWPGQAPSYKVGQRIWEQLRDDYKAAQGDTFDIKQFHKRALDLGGVGLDTLRMALLPTGGR; from the coding sequence ATGACGGAATCCGAACGCACCCCGACGCCGGTCGACAAGATCGCCGAGGCCTGGGTCGATGACGTCGCCGAGCTGTTCCCGACGATAGCGACCTACATCGGGCGCGACGAGTACAACGACCGTTACGGTGACCTGTCGCCCGCGGGCGCCGACGCGGCGGCCGCCCGCGCGCGGGCGCGTCTCGACGAGTTGCGTGCTGCGACGCCCGTCGATGCCATTGACGAGGTCACCAAGCTCGATCTTGCCGGCCAGCTCGAGCTCGAGCTGGAGACCTACGAGGCGGGCGCGCACCTGCGCGATCTGAATGTCATAGCCTCGCCCGCGCAAGATGTGCGCAGTGCCTTTGATCTGATGCCGACCGCGACCTCCGATGACTGGGAGGTCATTGCGAAGCGTCTTGCTGCGCTGCCCGGTGCGCTCGACGGCTACATTCAGACGCTGCGCGCGGGCATCGCATCGGGCGTCGTGCCGGCCCGCCGGCAAGTGACCGAGGTCATCACGCAGATCGCCCGCTACAGTGCCGATGACGGTTTCTTCGCCACCTTCGTCGGAGAATCATCACCCGCCGAGGGTCAGCTGCCGGCATCCCTCGCCGGTCACCTGTCAGACGCGGCCGACGGTGCGCGCACCGCCTATGACAAGCTCGCCGAGTTTCTGCGCAGCGAGCTTGCACCTGTTGCGTCAGAGCACGACGGCGTCGGACGCGAGCTGTACAGCCTTTTCTCGCGGCAGTTCCTCGGCGCCACGATCGACCTCGACGAGACCTACGAATGGGGTCTGGAAGAACTCGACCGCATGATCGCCGAGCAGCAGGCCGTCGCGAACGAGATCAAGCCCGGCGCCTCGGTGGAAGAGGCGATAGCGTTCCTCGAGGCCGATCCCGCACGCCGACTGCACGGCACGGCAGCGCTGCAGGAGTGGATGCAGTCCACCGCCGATCGCGCGATCGCCGACTTGGGGGCGACCCACTTCGACATTCCGGAGCCGGTGCGTCGCATCGAGTGCATGATCGCTCCCACCCAGGAAGGCGGCATCTACTACACCGGCCCGACCGACGATTTCTCCCGGCCCGGCCGCATGTGGTGGTCGGTGCCCGAGGGCGTCGAAGACTTCGACACCTGGCGTGAGCTGACCACCGTCTACCACGAGGGCGTGCCCGGGCATCACCTGCAGATCGCGCAGGCGGTGTACAACCGCGGCGAGCTCAACGCGTGGCGCCGTCTGCTGGCCGGCACGTCGGGCCACGCCGAAGGCTGGGCACTGTACGCGGAGCGGCTCATGGAGCAGCTCGGCTATCTCGACGACCCGGCGGACCGACTCGGGATGCTGGACGGCCAGCGCATGCGCGCGGCGCGCGTTGTGCTCGACATCGGTGTGCACCTGGGAAAGCCGCGTCCGGCCGGGTGGGCGCACCTGGGCGACGGCGGCGAGAAGTGGGACGCCGACTTCGCGCTCGAGTTCATGCGTCACAACGTCAACATGTCCGACGCCTTCGTTCAGTTCGAGGTCAACCGGTACCTCGGCTGGCCCGGGCAGGCTCCGTCGTACAAGGTGGGTCAGCGCATCTGGGAACAGCTACGTGATGACTACAAGGCTGCACAGGGCGACACTTTCGACATCAAGCAGTTCCACAAGCGCGCCCTCGACTTGGGCGGTGTGGGTCTGGACACCTTGCGGATGGCGTTGCTTCCCACCGGCGGTCGCTGA
- the pyk gene encoding pyruvate kinase, with protein MRRAKIVATLGPATSSYEMVRAIIDAGVDVARFNLSHGDYTVHDNNFANVRKAAEDAQRPVAVLVDLQGPKIRLGKFADGPHDLAEGDTFKITVDDVPGTKELVSTTFKGLPQDVKPGDFLLIDDGKVRVQVVETDGTVVTTKVIVGGPVSNNKGINLPGVAVNVPALSDKDEADLRWGLRTGADIIALSFVRDAADVERVHEIMAEEGRRVPVIAKIEKPQAVDHLEEIIDAFDGIMVARGDLGVELPLEAVPIVQKRAVELCRRMAKPVIVATQMLETMINNPVPTRAETSDVANAVLDGADAVMLSGETSVGDYPVIVVQTMARIIASTEDHGLERILPLGTTPRTQGGAITAAALEVAEFVEAKYLCIFTESGDTARRMSRLRPRIPMLAFTPDPAIRRRMAITWGIQSSLVEHVPHTDRMFIQVDEYLLGNKLCEVGDKVVVISGSPPGIIGSTNDIRIHKVGDAVHGNAPIYRDHQA; from the coding sequence ATGAGACGCGCGAAGATCGTCGCCACCCTGGGCCCCGCCACATCGTCGTATGAGATGGTTCGTGCCATCATCGACGCCGGTGTGGACGTCGCCCGCTTCAACCTCAGTCATGGTGACTACACCGTGCACGACAACAACTTCGCCAACGTGCGCAAGGCGGCCGAAGACGCCCAGCGTCCCGTCGCGGTGCTTGTTGACCTGCAGGGCCCGAAGATCCGGCTGGGCAAGTTCGCCGACGGCCCGCACGACCTCGCCGAGGGCGACACTTTCAAGATCACGGTCGACGACGTCCCGGGCACCAAGGAGCTCGTCTCCACGACCTTCAAGGGACTGCCGCAAGACGTCAAGCCCGGTGACTTCCTGCTGATCGACGATGGCAAGGTCCGGGTGCAGGTCGTCGAGACCGACGGAACCGTGGTGACCACGAAGGTCATCGTCGGGGGCCCGGTCTCCAATAACAAGGGCATCAACCTGCCCGGTGTGGCCGTCAACGTTCCTGCGCTCAGCGACAAGGACGAAGCCGACCTGCGCTGGGGCCTGCGCACCGGCGCCGACATCATCGCTCTGTCGTTCGTGCGCGACGCGGCCGACGTCGAGCGCGTGCACGAGATCATGGCCGAAGAGGGCCGCCGTGTTCCCGTGATCGCCAAGATCGAGAAGCCGCAGGCGGTCGATCACCTCGAAGAGATCATCGACGCGTTCGACGGCATCATGGTCGCTCGCGGCGACCTCGGCGTCGAGCTGCCCCTCGAGGCCGTGCCGATCGTGCAGAAGCGCGCGGTCGAGCTGTGCCGGCGCATGGCCAAGCCGGTGATCGTGGCCACGCAGATGCTCGAGACGATGATCAACAACCCGGTGCCCACCCGCGCCGAGACCAGCGACGTCGCCAACGCGGTGCTCGACGGTGCCGATGCTGTCATGCTCTCGGGCGAGACCAGCGTGGGGGACTACCCCGTGATCGTGGTGCAGACCATGGCGCGCATCATCGCCTCCACCGAAGACCACGGCCTGGAACGCATCCTGCCGCTGGGCACCACGCCCCGCACACAGGGCGGCGCCATCACGGCCGCCGCACTCGAGGTCGCCGAGTTCGTCGAGGCGAAGTACCTGTGCATCTTCACCGAGTCGGGCGATACGGCTCGGCGCATGTCACGGCTGCGGCCCCGCATCCCGATGCTGGCCTTCACGCCCGACCCGGCGATTCGCCGTCGCATGGCCATCACCTGGGGCATCCAGTCGTCCCTCGTGGAGCACGTTCCCCACACCGACCGTATGTTCATCCAGGTCGACGAGTACCTGCTCGGCAACAAGCTGTGCGAGGTGGGTGACAAGGTCGTCGTGATCTCCGGATCCCCTCCCGGAATCATCGGCTCGACCAACGACATCCGCATCCACAAGGTGGGCGACGCCGTGCACGGCAACGCACCCATCTACCGCGACCACCAGGCGTAG